The Daucus carota subsp. sativus chromosome 7, DH1 v3.0, whole genome shotgun sequence genome window below encodes:
- the LOC108196672 gene encoding T-complex protein 1 subunit zeta 1, which yields MSLRVLNPNAEVLNKSAALHMNINAAKGLQDVLKSNLGPKGTIKMLVGGSGDIKLTKDGNTLLKEMQIQNPTAIMIARTAVAQDDISGDGTTSTVIFIGELMKQSERYIDEGMHPRLLVDGFEIAKKATLQFLEKFKTPVVMGNEPDREILKMVARTTLRTKLYEALADQLTDIVVNAVLCIRKPEEAVDLFMVEIMHMRHKFDVDTRLVEGLVLDHGSRHPDMKRRAENCYMLTCNVSLEYEKSEINAGFFYSNAEQREAMVAAERRSVDERVKKIIELKNKVCAGTDNNFVVINQKGIDPPSLDLLARAGIIALRRAKRRNMERLILACGGDAVNSVDELTPDCLGWAGLVYEHVLGEEKYTFVENVKNPHSCTILIKGPNDHTIAQIKDAVRDGLRAVKNTIEDESVVLGAGAFEVAARQHLLNDVKKTVQGRAQLGVEAFANALLVVPKTLAENSGLDTQDVIISLTGEHDKGNVVGLNQHTGEPIDPQMEGIFDNYSVKRQIINSGPVITSQLLLVDEVIRAGRNMRKPT from the exons ATGTCTCTTCGAGTTCTTAACCCTAATGCCGAAGTACTTAACAAATCCGCGGCTCTACACATGAATATCAATGCTGCTAAGGGCTTACAAGATGTTCTCAAGAGTAATCTCGGTCCGAAAGGAACCATTAAAAT GCTTGTTGGTGGATCTGGAGATATCAAGCTCACCAAGGATGGTAACACGCTGCTCAAAGAGATG CAAATTCAAAACCCAACTGCAATAATGATTGCACGAACTGCTGTTGCTCAAGATGATATTAGTGGGGACGGTACTACTTCAACTGTAATCTTTATTGGCGAGCTAATGAAGCAGTCTGAACGCTACATTGATGAAG GAATGCATCCACGACTTTTGGTTGATGGTTTTGAAATTGCAAAGAAAGCGACATtgcaatttcttgaaaaatttaAGACTCCAGTAGTGATGGGTAATGAACCTGATAGAGAAATATTGAAGATGGTAGCCAGAACAACATTGAGAACAAAG CTGTATGAAGCATTGGCAGATCAATTGACAGATATTGTTGTAAATGCG GTGCTTTGCATTCGAAAGCCTGAAGAAGCTGTTGATCTGTTTATGGTTGAGATTATGCACATGAGGCACAAGTTTGATGTCGACACTCGACTA GTTGAGGGTCTCGTCcttgaccatggctcaagacaTCCAGATATGAAGCGACGTGCAGAGAACTGTTATATGTTGACTTGCAATGTATCATTAGAGTATGAGAAAAG TGAAATAAATGCAGGATTTTTCTACTCAAATGCAGAACAAAGAGAAGCAATGGTTGCAGCAGAAAGGCGTTCTGTTGATGAGAGAGTTAAgaaaattattgaattaaagaatAAG GTTTGTGCAGGTACTGATAACAATTTTGTTGTCATCAACCAAAAAGGAATTGATCCCCCGTCATTGGACCTTCTTGCTAGGGCAGGG ATTATTGCCCTCCGAAGAGCAAAGAGAAGGAATATGGAAAGATTAATTTTGGCTTGTGGCGGGGATGCTGTTAATTCAGTTGATGAGTTGACTCCAGACTGTCTTGGTTGGGCTGGGCTGGTGTATGAGCATGTCCTTGGCGAAGAGAAGTACACGTTTGTAGAGAATGTAAAGAACCCTCACTCTTGTACAATTTTAATCAAAG GGCCTAACGATCATACCATTGCCCAAATTAAGGATGCTGTTCGTGATGGACTAAGAGCTGTTAAAAACACCATTGAGGATGAGTCAGTTGTACTC GGGGCAGGGGCTTTTGAAGTTGCAGCCAGACAGCACTTACTCAACGACGTGAAGAAAACTGTTCAAGGG CGTGCACAGCTTGGCGTTGAAGCTTTTGCTAATGCTCTACTTGTGGTGCCCAAGACACTTGCTGAAAACTCTGGCCTTGACACCCAGGATGTCATCATTTCTCTCACG gGGGAGCATGACAAGGGGAATGTCGTGGGACTGAACCAGCACACTGGTGAACCTATTGACCCTCAGATGGAAGGAATTTTTGACAACTACTCGGTGAAACGACAAATTATCAACTCAGG GCCTGTCATCACATCTCAGCTGTTACTGGTGGATGAAGTAATTCGTGCAGGGCGAAACATGCGGAAACCAACCTAA
- the LOC108196513 gene encoding 14-3-3-like protein A codes for MVASDASREDNVYNAKLAEQAERYEEMVEFMEKVAKTVDVEELTVEERNLLSVAYKNVIGARRASWRIISSIEQKEESRGNDDHVNIIKEYRGKIEAELSKICDGILNLLDSHLVPSASSAESKVFYMKMKGDYHRYLAEFKVGAERKEAAESTLLAYKSAQDIALAELASTHPIRLGLALNFSVFYYEILNSPDRACNLAKQAFDEAISELDTLGEESYKDSTLIMQLLRDNLTLWTSDIADEAGDEIKEDPKPSDD; via the exons ATGGTGGCTTCGGATGCATCTCGTGAGGACAATGTTTACAATGCCAAGCTTGCTGAACAGGCTGAGCGGTATGAGGAAATGGTTGAGTTTATGGAAAAAGTTGCTAAGACTGTAGATGTTGAGGAGCTTACTGTGGAAGAGAGGAATCTTCTATCTGTTGCTTACAAGAatgtcattggagcaagaagggCTTCTTGGAGGATCATATCTTCCATTGAGCAGAAGGAAGAGAGCCGTGGAAACGATGATCATGTTAACATTATTAAGGAGTACAGGGGTAAGATCGAGGCTGAACTCAGCAAGATCTGTGATGGGATCTTGAACCTTCTGGACTCACATCTCGTTCCTTCTGCATCTTCGGCCGAGTCAAAGGTGTTCTACATGAAGATGAAAGGTGATTACCACAGGTATTTGGCTGAGTTCAAGGTTGGGGCTGAGAGGAAAGAAGCTGCTGAGAGCACCTTGCTAGCATACAAGTCTGCTCAG GATATTGCTTTAGCTGAATTGGCTTCTACTCACCCAATAAGGCTTGGACTTGCACTCAACTTCTCTGTTTTCTACTATGAAATTCTCAACTCCCCTGATCGTGCTTGCAACCTTGCAAAGCAG GCTTTTGATGAAGCAATCTCTGAACTGGATACTTTGGGTGAGGAGTCGTACAAGGATAGCACACTAATTATGCAACTTCTCCGTGACAATCTGACATTGTGGACATCTGATATTGCG GACGAAGCTGGGGATGAAATCAAAGAGGATCCCAAGCCATCTGATGATTAG
- the LOC108195746 gene encoding uncharacterized protein LOC108195746 produces MKMQSGLVRLIRTQSSFCFVSEIQKAAGIRFNSDKTTTKKGDVMSDTFGEGYSSRSDEEGFGGTNQTVPGSRRQDSNQNSTGYDKSQGSEVKEKEQSRHQTNPQK; encoded by the exons ATGAAGATGCAGAGCGGGTTAGTGAGATTAATTCGAACACAGAGCTCATTTTGTTTCGTCTCGGAGATTCAAAAGGCTGCAGGGATCAGATTTAACTCAGATAAAACTACAACCAAAAAAGG GGATGTGATGTCGGATACGTTTGGAGAGGGATACTCATCGAGGTCAGACGAAGAAGGTTTTGGAGGTACGAATCAGACCGTTCCTGGTAGTCGCAGACAGGATAGTAATCAGAACTCTACAG GATACGACAAGAGTCAAGGGAGCGAGGTGAAGGAGAAAGAGCAATCGCGACATCAGACTAATCCCCAGAAATGA